Proteins from a genomic interval of Syngnathoides biaculeatus isolate LvHL_M chromosome 23, ASM1980259v1, whole genome shotgun sequence:
- the LOC133496501 gene encoding adenosine 5'-monophosphoramidase HINT3-like encodes MKTKQRDLRGRSCIRRRSLCADCVTGSRKGESVKSDNKMAKNNADASGQHLCTFCMIARGQDREAQVLKKDRQLACFRDVSPAAPHHYLVVPKQHIKDCLSLHSGHAPLVEKMADVGRAALRDQGVADMTDVRIGFHQPPYTSVDHLHLHVLAPASQIAGSALVKFLPGTASFVDVRAAVSRPGKKTEGAPAKCSRPRCRAADQ; translated from the exons ATGAAAACGAAGCAGCGTGATTTGAGAGGACGCTCTTGCATACGTAGACGATCTTTGTGCGCGGATTGCGTCACGGGATCCCGGAAGGGAGAAAGTGTCAAAAGTGACAACAAAATGGCCAAAAACAACGCCGACGCGAGCGGACAGCATTTGTGCACGTTCTGTATGATCGCCAGGGGTCAAGACCGAGAAGCTCAAGTTTTAAAAAAG GATCGGCAGCTGGCGTGTTTCCGGGACGTTTCCCCCGCCGCTCCTCACCATTACCTGGTTGTCCCCAAACAGCACATTAAAGACTGCTTGTCGCTGCACAGCGGCCACGCGCCACTCG TGGAAAAGATGGCCGACGTGGGCCGGGCCGCGCTCCGGGACCAAGGAGTCGCAGACATGACGGACGTCAG aattggATTCCATCAACCGCCGTACACGTCGGTGGATCACCTGCACCTGCACGTCCTGGCCCCGGCCAGCCAGATCGCGGGCAGCGCGTTGGTCAAATTCTTGCCCGGGACGGCGTCCTTCGTAGACGTGCGCGCCGCCGTCTCGcgtccaggaaaaaaaactgagggCGCGCCTGCAAAGTGCTCCCGCCCCCGTTGCCGTGCTGCCgatcaatga
- the LOC133496502 gene encoding adenosine 5'-monophosphoramidase HINT3-like, which translates to MATQIDDDDDECPFCQIANNQTDTEILMRDDELLCFRDAKADAGLHLLVITCTHIDSCKALRAQHIPTVERMGEMGRDALEKNKAGDLTDIRLGFHVPPFSSVPHLHLHALSPAGEMSEGWQRRYGPRSHWFITVDQVLTQLRTRGRIK; encoded by the exons ATGGCGACGCAaatcgacgacgacgacgacgagtgTCCTTTTTGCCAGATCGCGAACAATCAGACGGACACGGAAATCCTCATGCGC GACGACGAGTTGTTGTGCTTCCGGGACGCCAAGGCCGACGCCGGCCTTCACTTGCTCGTCATCACCTGCACCCACATTGACAGCTGCAAAGCTCTGCGTGCGCAACACATTCCCACCG TGGAGCGCATGGGCGAGATGGGAAGGGACGCGTTAGAGAAAAATAAAGCGGGTGACCTCACGGACATCAG GCTGGGCTTCCACGTGCCCCCGTTCTCGTCGGTGCCCCACCTGCACCTGCACGCCCTGTCGCCCGCCGGCGAGATGAGCGAAGGCTGGCAGCGGCGCTACGGGCCGCGCTCGCACTGGTTCATCACA GTGGACCAAGTCCTGACTCAGCTGAGGACGCGCGGCAGAATCAAATGA